AGATTCATTGGGTCGAATACTGCTCCTAGACACCCAGGCACTTGTGGTGGTGCGACTGTGGAAGGTCATCTTTTGAACTTCAATGATTTAAACTAAACTCACTTCCATCCCTTGGTCCCTCTTTCTTCTAAACAAACTCTTCAAAATAAACTACAGGGATATCGTGATGCCAACTGTTTGTTCATGGAGATGCTAGTCAATAGAGATACTGCATCATCGAGTTCTAATTCCATGGATTATGAACCAGCAAAAAATGATTACTGCTTGTGTTTGGCTATTCATGCTCCACGAAAGGGGATAGTTGAGGTACTCTTTACCACTCATTAATCGAGTTCTCTTTACATTTGTTCAAACAAAGTTTCTTCATGTTATCTTTTGGACATTATTGACTGTCAACTTTTGCTTGGTCTTCCCCATGTCAATATGATTTTCACCATTAGTAGATAAAACACAACCATCTAATAGGAACTCCGATAtaacaaaagataaaaagataaCCAAACTACAAGATAAAAAGTGTTTGATGTACATGGACCCTCCCTCTTTTGAGATCTCTCTTAGTCCTGGATCAATCGCCAAAACAATATCTACCTCCTTTCTCACTCTCTATATTTATAACCAAACTTTCCTAACAAACAGTTTAATAAATTACCATAACACATTTCTAATACCTTCTAATATCCCTATTTCTATCCAAATAGCATTCCTATCGCCTTCTTAGTTAAGGGATACTATTAACTTGGTTACTCTTAGCTAATAGTAGATGAAAACAACCAATGTAAGGAATCTATCCACCACGCTAGTATAAATATGAAACTTTCCTAGGAAGACCTCTTGAGGAAGAAAATAGATTATCTTTTTATTTGTAATTCTGCATTGAATCCAAGCAACAGAGCAAAAGTGCAAAAGTTCCTAGAATCATGGACGTATATATTAGTTACCATTTCTCTGTGGAATTTTGTTAAATGATTTCTGTGATCTGCGGCAGATATGGCAGATGAGAACGGGGCGTCGTCTCCGAACCATTCGATGTTCTAAGGGTAGCAAACTACTGCAACCTTCCTCCAGGTTTGGATCGTCCATGGTTTCCCCTTATGTGCCATTGGAAGTTTTCTTATTAAATGGAGATTCTGGTCAGATTTCTGTTCTAAACCGAACCCTTTGATTAACTTTGAAACTGTATGATTTTCTCATTTCTTAATAGTGAAAAATAATCTCTTTACCATTATATCATTTGGTCTACTGAAGAGCTGTTCCTGTAGCCTAATTTAGATTCGTTTATCTAATCTTTTGATGAGATAGCCGATCCGATCTAAACATTTGTTTGATTTCTCAAGtgtttaaaaatgttgttaatgaaaaaaaaagtttaaaaagtcAGTCTTATTATTCTCccaaaaaagaggaaaaagaaagaagaaacgaAAAAGTCAGTTCTATTATTGTAGCATTTGTTTTGGAAGAGTGGATTAAATGAGATAAACCTCAATAATTTTAttactacattttttttttaatgaataaaaatttACTAATGCAAATGTGTGTGTATGGTCAGTTTTATGAGATTATAATATATGAATTATTGTATTATGCAACTCAGCAAAATATTCCTTAGAAGTGAAACTatgatatatattattttacaaGTTTACGAATTGCAAGTTGTAATATGACTCaacaaactttttttaaaaaatatcaatcaTTAATTCAATATGAGTTCAAATAACTACTAAGGCTTGAGTTTTCATTGCCATAGAATTTCTTTAtcaaacaatgaaaaaaaatcacaatTTACTAACATTCCATAAAATGTATTTAGCaactttttctatttatttatttttagataaAATAACAGTATTTTATTTCTGATCGTAAATTAAAgcaaagtattttaaaaatgcAAAATGctgaaaataattttaaaggaaggattataacaaaataacaaaataacaaaatgtaGTTTTTTATGGTTACGAAGGAAGCTAAAGACTATAAGTTTCATTAAAAATAATGGTTATCTATTTCTTGATGCTTTGATATTGTTCTGTTTAATGCTAAAAATCATGATTAAATAATTGAAACACTTCTCATAATTAACCTATAACTTCAAAAATTTAAGTCTTTATGTATATAACGTGAGAGTTTGGAAAAATTCAGACTTTGATTTAGAGGTTCAATGGAGTTTCTTCCAAAGTTAACATAAAAATATGGAAATTTGTCTTATCATCCTTAAAAACCCAACCACATCACTAACAATCCCAACACTGTTCCGCCATTAATGGCTTCTTCTTCGTTTCTCCTTCtcatttctcttcttctccttcttcttcccttTCACTCCGATGCCGATCTTCACAAAACCAGGCTCCGCCAATCGGATCTCTTCTCCGAGTCCCACGTCTCAACAACCGCCGATCACTCTACTCCACCAACTGTCTTCTTCGAAGTAACCAAACCCATTGTAACGCCCAAGGCTAAACCTTGCTCTCTCCTCGTTCTTCACCACGATTTCGCCTACACTTATGGAAAACCTCCTGTTCTAGCGGATTACACCCCTCCTTCTCATTGCTCCTTTACTAAATTTTCGAAGATTGTGCTTGAATGGAAGGCGACTTGTCGAGGGAGGCAATTCGATCGAATCTTTGGCGTTTGGCTTGGCGGCGTTGAGATTCTTCGGAGTTGCACGGCGGAGCCTAGGGCTACGGGGATTGTTTGGACGGTTCAGAAGGATATTACGAGGTATAATTCGTTACTTTCGAAGAATCAAACTCTGGCTGTTTATTTGGGTAATCTTGTTGATAAGACTTATACTGGTATATACAATGTTAAGATTCATATTCACTTTTATCCTGAAGAGGAAGGTTTTGGTGGTAATGGAGTGTATTCTGAAAAATTAGGGTCTGCTTATGATTCTGATTCTAGGGCTGATTTAATTTTACCCATTTCTCGGAATTTGCCATTGAATGATGGGTTGTGGTTCGAAGTTCAGAATTCAACTGATGTTCAGTTGAAAGAATTTGAAATTCCCCAAAATGTTTACAGGGCTTTGTTGGAAGTTTATGTGTCTTTTCATGAGAATGATGAGTTTTGGTATTCAAATCTTCCAAATGATTATATTGTTGCAAATAATCTTACTGATACACCTGGAAATGGGCCTTTTAGGGAGGTTTTAGTTGATCTCGATGGTGATATTGTTGCTGCTGTTTGGCCTTTTACTGTTATCTATACAGGTGGTGTGAATCCTCTTCTTTGGAGGCCAATTTCTGGAATTGGGTCCTTCAATCTACCCTCTTATGACATAGAACTCACACCATTTTTAGGCAATTTGTTAGATGGAAAGGGTCATAGCTTTGGGTTTAGGGTCACCCATGCCTTAAATGTTTGGTTCATCAATGCAAATCTCCATCTTTGGTTGGATGATAACTCTGTAAAAACCGAAGCAAAGCTTTTGAATCATATTGTCTCATCCCCTTCCATGTCCCAGGATTTGAACTTTACAGGTGCAGATGGAACATTCTTGACAAAGGTAACTAGATCTGTATCATCAGCTGGATGGGTGAAATCCTCTTTTGGAACCATCACTACTCTATCAAATCAAGATCTTAGTTATAGTAATTTAATGATGATGGGTAATAACGGTAGCAGTCAAACTGTGAACCAGGAGATTCATTTCAATAGTAGTGTTTATGCCAAGCAGGAATCGTCTCATGTTTATTCATCCAAAACTCTCAAAACTTTTCCTCTCTACATGTACTCAAACACCATAGATCAAGGAAATGGAAGTTACCGATCTATAGCAAACCTGACATTGGGATTCAATGAGAAGAAGACAGATGGACTTGG
This region of Cucumis melo cultivar AY chromosome 7, USDA_Cmelo_AY_1.0, whole genome shotgun sequence genomic DNA includes:
- the LOC103501812 gene encoding peptide-N4-(N-acetyl-beta-glucosaminyl)asparagine amidase A, whose protein sequence is MASSSFLLLISLLLLLLPFHSDADLHKTRLRQSDLFSESHVSTTADHSTPPTVFFEVTKPIVTPKAKPCSLLVLHHDFAYTYGKPPVLADYTPPSHCSFTKFSKIVLEWKATCRGRQFDRIFGVWLGGVEILRSCTAEPRATGIVWTVQKDITRYNSLLSKNQTLAVYLGNLVDKTYTGIYNVKIHIHFYPEEEGFGGNGVYSEKLGSAYDSDSRADLILPISRNLPLNDGLWFEVQNSTDVQLKEFEIPQNVYRALLEVYVSFHENDEFWYSNLPNDYIVANNLTDTPGNGPFREVLVDLDGDIVAAVWPFTVIYTGGVNPLLWRPISGIGSFNLPSYDIELTPFLGNLLDGKGHSFGFRVTHALNVWFINANLHLWLDDNSVKTEAKLLNHIVSSPSMSQDLNFTGADGTFLTKVTRSVSSAGWVKSSFGTITTLSNQDLSYSNLMMMGNNGSSQTVNQEIHFNSSVYAKQESSHVYSSKTLKTFPLYMYSNTIDQGNGSYRSIANLTLGFNEKKTDGLGSFISSLKNVQNGQGLMVVKGNLVTSGLGSTQQDYRYYDDVQCYSRSISSSNYTILHDNVKNMCGEKQNSSESLRFRRWPIPARRASLDSNLFVNNGHV